From one Haloplasma contractile SSD-17B genomic stretch:
- a CDS encoding ANTAR domain-containing response regulator, translated as MKRIIVATGNPFTAKKIEDQLDITKIEVVSFTLETEQLLEELNAHKPDLCLIDYELLESRSDYTTILSIYRIPILMISSQIDQDHIYDNHPLLNIIEQEHIDTLYLHNLINYMIKVSQHIETLEVEQMNLKKEVQSIKLLNEAKRLLMRYEGYSEMQAHKYMINKSMQKRISREKFSENVINKYKSFS; from the coding sequence ATGAAACGAATCATAGTCGCAACAGGCAACCCATTTACTGCAAAAAAAATAGAAGATCAATTAGATATAACTAAAATAGAAGTTGTTTCATTTACCTTAGAAACTGAACAATTACTAGAAGAACTTAATGCACATAAACCAGATTTATGTTTAATTGACTATGAATTACTTGAATCAAGATCAGACTATACTACTATTCTATCAATTTATAGAATTCCTATTCTGATGATATCTAGTCAGATAGATCAAGACCATATTTATGATAATCATCCCTTGTTAAACATAATTGAACAAGAGCATATTGATACACTCTATTTACACAATCTCATTAACTATATGATTAAGGTTAGTCAACATATTGAGACATTAGAAGTTGAACAAATGAATTTGAAAAAAGAGGTACAGTCTATTAAATTATTAAATGAAGCAAAACGATTATTAATGAGATATGAAGGGTATAGTGAAATGCAGGCACATAAATATATGATCAACAAAAGCATGCAAAAACGAATATCGAGAGAAAAATTTAGTGAAAACGTTATTAATAAATATAAATCGTTTTCATAA
- a CDS encoding glutamine synthetase III family protein yields MLKITDVFGSNVFNEKVMRERLPKDIFYKLQRTVKEGEKLEKDVANVVANAMKDWAVEKGATHFTHWFQPMTGKTAEKHDAFLNFTKEGDAIEDLSGKNLIMGEPDASSFPNGGLRSTFEARGYTTWDATSPAFLKETDGVLTLCIPTAFCSYIGDALDTKTPLLRSMEALDLATRRVLRLFGHYPKRTYPVVGAEQEYFLIDKRLYQDRKDLIYTGRTLFGAQAPKGQELDDHYFGSIKQKITSFMKDIDIELWKLGISAKTKHNEVAPAQHEFASIFTITNIATDQNQLLMETLEKVANRYDLVCLLHEKPFAEVNGSGKHNNWSIATSEGFNLFEPGDNPHSNTQFLVFLSAVIKAVDQYPELLRMSSSVYSNDFRLGGHEAPPAIISIFLGEQLEDILRQIEQGELSHSKTAERLDTGVITLPLLKKDVTDRNRTSPFAFTGNKFEFRMVGSSQTIADANIVLNSITADVLNQFADTLEQSENLSQSIIELVSQTIKDHRRVIFNGDGYSDEWVEEAEKRGLPNITSTVDAIPHMISKKSIDVFSRTNVFSEEELRSRYEIKLEAYSKVANIEARTMVHMVRKEIIPSVINYTRTLAESILKVEQVLEYDATHTQKSLLSDISLLIEETHHTLNQLESSLERAQKENGILEKAKLYRNEVLNDMKRLREPSDKLELLVGKDYWPFPTYGDLLFRI; encoded by the coding sequence ATGTTAAAAATTACTGATGTATTCGGATCTAATGTATTTAACGAAAAAGTTATGAGGGAACGTTTACCAAAGGATATTTTTTACAAATTACAGCGAACAGTTAAGGAAGGTGAAAAGTTAGAAAAGGATGTTGCCAATGTTGTTGCTAACGCAATGAAGGATTGGGCGGTTGAAAAAGGAGCTACACACTTTACACACTGGTTCCAACCAATGACTGGAAAAACAGCGGAAAAACACGATGCCTTTTTAAACTTTACAAAAGAAGGAGATGCAATTGAGGACTTATCAGGAAAAAATCTAATCATGGGTGAACCTGATGCATCATCATTTCCTAATGGGGGACTTCGGTCAACGTTTGAAGCAAGAGGATACACAACTTGGGATGCTACATCACCTGCGTTTTTAAAGGAAACGGATGGTGTATTAACCTTATGCATACCTACAGCCTTTTGTTCGTACATTGGTGATGCGCTTGATACAAAGACACCACTATTACGTTCAATGGAAGCATTAGATTTAGCAACAAGACGTGTTTTAAGATTATTTGGACACTATCCAAAGCGAACCTATCCTGTTGTAGGAGCAGAACAAGAGTATTTTCTAATTGATAAGCGCCTATACCAAGACCGTAAGGATCTTATTTATACGGGAAGAACGTTATTTGGAGCTCAGGCACCTAAAGGTCAAGAGTTGGATGACCACTATTTTGGGAGTATAAAACAAAAAATTACATCGTTTATGAAGGATATAGATATAGAATTATGGAAATTAGGTATTTCTGCAAAAACAAAACATAATGAGGTAGCACCCGCACAGCATGAATTTGCATCGATTTTTACAATTACAAATATTGCAACTGATCAAAATCAATTGCTGATGGAGACATTAGAAAAAGTTGCTAATCGCTATGACTTAGTTTGCTTACTTCATGAAAAGCCTTTTGCTGAAGTAAATGGGTCAGGTAAACATAATAACTGGTCAATAGCAACAAGCGAAGGGTTTAATCTGTTTGAACCTGGAGATAATCCACATTCAAATACTCAATTCTTAGTCTTTTTATCAGCAGTTATAAAGGCTGTTGATCAATACCCTGAGTTACTAAGAATGTCTAGTTCAGTATACAGCAATGACTTTAGACTAGGAGGACATGAGGCTCCGCCCGCAATCATATCGATTTTCTTAGGCGAACAGCTTGAGGATATTTTAAGACAAATCGAACAAGGGGAATTGTCTCATAGTAAGACAGCTGAACGTCTAGATACTGGAGTTATTACATTACCGCTTCTTAAAAAAGATGTTACAGACAGAAACAGAACATCTCCATTTGCATTTACAGGAAATAAATTTGAATTCCGTATGGTAGGAAGTTCTCAAACAATTGCAGATGCAAATATAGTATTAAATTCAATAACTGCTGATGTTTTAAATCAGTTTGCAGATACACTAGAACAATCCGAAAACCTATCGCAATCTATTATAGAATTAGTTAGTCAAACAATAAAAGACCATCGTCGAGTAATTTTTAATGGTGACGGATACTCAGATGAGTGGGTAGAAGAAGCTGAAAAACGAGGACTCCCTAATATAACATCTACTGTTGATGCAATTCCACATATGATTTCAAAAAAATCGATTGATGTGTTTAGCCGAACCAATGTATTTAGTGAGGAAGAATTACGTTCACGTTATGAAATAAAATTAGAAGCGTATTCCAAAGTTGCTAATATTGAAGCGCGAACTATGGTTCATATGGTTAGAAAAGAAATTATTCCGAGTGTAATTAACTATACACGAACACTAGCAGAGTCGATTTTAAAGGTGGAACAAGTGTTAGAGTATGATGCAACTCATACTCAAAAATCGTTACTATCTGATATCTCATTATTGATTGAGGAAACACATCATACACTTAATCAACTTGAGTCTTCATTAGAGCGTGCTCAAAAAGAAAACGGGATATTAGAAAAAGCTAAGCTGTATCGTAATGAAGTGTTAAATGATATGAAGCGCCTAAGAGAACCATCTGATAAACTTGAATTATTAGTTGGAAAAGATTACTGGCCATTCCCAACGTATGGAGACTTATTATTTAGAATCTAA
- a CDS encoding queuosine precursor transporter: protein MPVQLFEILSPLPNEVMWLIFVLINFGAITVFYKLFGKTGLLVWIGFGTVIANIQVTKTIEIFGLTATLGNIMYGTLFLVTDALGEKYGYKAARKAVYLGFLTLIATVIIMQYALVFSPLNEGWALPAHEALKVTFGFLPRIALGSLIAYIISQLLDVHIFARIKRQFNSNQKNQLINEGPVKGLWIRNNISTLISQFVDSIIFVSIAFLGDMPFDIWIEILITTYFIKVIVAALDTPFVYWIRNIKPIED from the coding sequence ATGCCTGTACAATTATTTGAAATTTTATCACCCTTACCCAATGAAGTTATGTGGCTCATATTTGTACTTATAAATTTTGGTGCAATTACAGTATTCTATAAATTGTTTGGTAAAACTGGTCTACTTGTTTGGATTGGATTTGGTACTGTTATTGCTAACATACAAGTTACAAAAACAATTGAAATATTTGGCTTAACTGCTACACTAGGAAACATTATGTATGGGACATTATTCTTGGTTACTGACGCTTTAGGAGAGAAATACGGCTATAAAGCTGCAAGAAAAGCAGTGTATCTAGGGTTTTTAACTTTGATTGCAACTGTAATAATTATGCAATACGCACTTGTTTTTAGTCCACTAAATGAAGGTTGGGCTTTGCCTGCGCATGAAGCATTAAAGGTTACATTTGGGTTTTTACCAAGAATTGCACTTGGTAGTTTAATTGCTTATATAATAAGTCAATTATTAGACGTTCATATATTTGCAAGAATCAAACGTCAATTCAATTCTAATCAAAAGAATCAACTAATAAATGAAGGTCCTGTTAAAGGATTATGGATTCGAAATAACATTAGTACATTAATAAGTCAGTTTGTTGATTCAATCATCTTTGTTTCAATTGCCTTCTTAGGTGATATGCCATTTGATATATGGATTGAAATTTTAATAACCACGTACTTTATTAAGGTAATAGTAGCTGCACTCGATACACCATTTGTTTACTGGATTCGAAATATTAAACCAATTGAAGACTAA
- a CDS encoding MFS transporter has product MKNSIPFRIKIYYSLGQLGWSLLSGLIATWLVWFYMPPEESGISILYIPQKTIIWSLSIIGIITALSRLIDAITDPLIANLSDRYSGKLGRRITFMKRGSIPFALFTVLVFIMPVETISIFNVLWLALALFSFYIAFTIYVTPYFALLSELGTSAKDKLDLSTFISFTFFFGTIIASGAPYIWAIFEDYGFSKISSIRITISILSFVALIFLLIPVVTIDEKRYVKSTPANINMVKALIATFRNKDFIIFTISDLAYWISMTMFQTGTVYFATVLLDYKEDAVFLVTASAGLFSFFLYPVVNIVAKRFGKKIILGFAFIPLIIGYSLCGSLGLIPLSDFAQIGLVVISIGIALAIFGILPNAIIADIAEYDHIKTNVSKEAMFFGTRTFMSKLGQMIAMFALTSFLTLGNSSDNPTGIRFAAFFCVGIAMLSFLIFLFYNEKRILSITESDL; this is encoded by the coding sequence ATGAAAAATAGTATACCATTTAGGATTAAGATTTATTATTCACTCGGGCAATTAGGATGGTCATTACTTAGTGGTTTAATAGCAACCTGGTTAGTCTGGTTTTATATGCCTCCTGAGGAGTCAGGAATTTCCATTCTCTATATTCCACAGAAAACGATAATATGGTCCCTTAGTATTATTGGAATTATTACAGCATTATCAAGATTGATTGATGCTATTACAGATCCGTTGATTGCTAATTTGAGTGATCGCTATAGTGGTAAACTTGGACGTAGAATAACATTTATGAAACGAGGTTCAATTCCCTTTGCATTATTCACGGTATTAGTATTTATAATGCCTGTCGAAACAATTAGTATATTTAATGTGTTATGGTTAGCTTTAGCTCTATTCTCATTTTATATTGCATTTACAATCTATGTTACGCCATACTTTGCATTATTATCTGAATTAGGAACTTCAGCTAAGGATAAGTTAGATCTTTCTACTTTTATTTCCTTTACATTTTTTTTCGGTACCATTATTGCATCAGGTGCTCCCTATATTTGGGCAATATTTGAAGATTATGGATTCTCGAAGATTAGCTCAATACGTATTACGATTAGTATCTTGTCATTTGTTGCATTAATTTTCCTACTCATACCTGTTGTGACAATTGATGAAAAGCGATATGTTAAAAGTACGCCCGCTAATATAAATATGGTTAAAGCCTTAATTGCAACGTTTAGGAATAAAGACTTTATTATATTTACTATCTCCGATTTAGCCTATTGGATTTCAATGACAATGTTTCAAACAGGAACAGTATACTTTGCAACAGTTTTACTAGACTATAAAGAAGATGCTGTCTTTCTAGTAACAGCTTCTGCTGGTCTTTTTTCATTTTTCTTATATCCAGTTGTTAATATTGTTGCCAAACGATTTGGAAAAAAAATCATTCTAGGATTTGCATTTATACCTCTAATAATTGGGTATAGTCTATGTGGGTCTTTAGGGTTAATTCCACTATCTGATTTCGCCCAAATTGGATTAGTTGTTATATCGATTGGAATCGCACTTGCTATTTTTGGAATACTACCAAATGCTATAATTGCAGATATTGCAGAGTATGACCATATAAAGACAAACGTAAGTAAAGAAGCGATGTTCTTTGGAACCCGTACCTTTATGAGTAAATTAGGGCAGATGATTGCCATGTTTGCTCTTACATCATTCCTTACTCTAGGTAACTCATCAGATAACCCTACGGGTATACGCTTTGCTGCATTTTTCTGTGTAGGGATTGCAATGCTCTCATTCTTGATTTTCTTATTTTACAATGAAAAGCGTATTCTTAGTATAACAGAATCTGATTTATAA
- a CDS encoding NCS2 family permease, which translates to MFKLKERGTTIKREFIAGLTTFLSMAYILGVNPGMLSNTGMDFGRVFTATAIAAIFGTLVMALVANYPVALAPGMGMNAFFTFTICVSMNIPWQQALAGIFVSGIIFMILSLSGIREQVINAIPQNLKYAVGAGIGLFIAFIGFQGADIIVGDGATLVRLGDLTNPATLLAITGLVITIILYVLRVPASIFIGLVTTSIIGLITGHIEFPETVISGIKAPHFFEFINGFRHGEVFSNTLFKGTPDEFVAVQTVFWDFKFYIVIFTLLFIDFFDTAGTLVTVGERAGLMNKDGKLDDSGRALLADSTATVAGAVVGTSSTTSYMESLAGIEAGGRTGLTSLFTALFFFIALFFAPLFGIVTSAVTAPALIMVGILMTTQLSKIEWDDSAVAISAFLTIITMPLAYSIAEGIAVGFLFYPITMIATKRGKDVSILMYVLSVVFLLYFILSNTVLA; encoded by the coding sequence ATGTTTAAACTAAAAGAGAGAGGAACCACAATAAAGCGAGAATTTATTGCTGGTTTAACAACATTTTTATCAATGGCTTATATTTTAGGTGTAAACCCTGGTATGTTATCAAACACAGGGATGGATTTTGGTAGAGTATTTACTGCTACTGCCATTGCAGCTATTTTTGGTACTTTAGTAATGGCATTAGTAGCTAACTATCCTGTAGCATTAGCTCCTGGTATGGGGATGAACGCTTTTTTCACATTCACAATCTGTGTTAGTATGAATATTCCATGGCAACAAGCGTTAGCAGGAATATTTGTGTCAGGGATAATTTTTATGATCTTATCGCTATCAGGTATAAGAGAGCAGGTTATAAATGCAATTCCACAAAATCTGAAATATGCTGTAGGGGCAGGTATTGGTCTTTTCATTGCATTTATTGGATTTCAAGGTGCAGATATAATAGTAGGTGACGGGGCAACTTTAGTTAGATTAGGAGATTTAACTAATCCTGCGACGCTACTTGCAATCACAGGATTAGTTATAACAATTATCTTATATGTGCTTCGTGTACCTGCTTCAATATTTATAGGGTTAGTAACCACGTCAATTATAGGGCTTATTACAGGACATATTGAGTTTCCTGAAACGGTTATTTCAGGTATTAAAGCACCGCACTTCTTTGAATTTATCAATGGATTTAGGCATGGTGAAGTGTTTTCAAATACACTATTCAAAGGAACACCTGATGAATTCGTGGCCGTTCAAACGGTATTCTGGGATTTTAAATTTTACATTGTAATCTTCACTTTATTATTTATTGACTTCTTTGATACTGCAGGAACATTAGTTACAGTTGGTGAACGTGCAGGATTAATGAATAAAGATGGTAAATTAGATGATTCAGGAAGAGCTTTACTTGCGGATTCAACTGCTACTGTAGCTGGTGCAGTTGTTGGAACTTCATCAACAACATCATACATGGAATCCTTAGCTGGTATTGAAGCAGGAGGACGAACAGGGTTAACGTCTTTATTTACAGCACTATTTTTCTTTATTGCTCTATTCTTCGCACCATTATTTGGTATTGTAACGTCAGCAGTTACTGCACCTGCATTAATAATGGTCGGGATTTTAATGACAACACAATTATCAAAGATTGAATGGGATGATTCTGCTGTCGCAATTTCAGCATTCTTAACAATCATCACGATGCCACTTGCATATTCGATAGCAGAAGGTATTGCAGTTGGATTCTTATTCTATCCAATTACGATGATTGCAACAAAGCGTGGTAAAGATGTAAGTATCCTAATGTATGTATTGTCAGTTGTGTTCTTGCTATACTTTATTTTATCAAATACAGTTTTAGCTTAA
- a CDS encoding Crp/Fnr family transcriptional regulator, translating to MSTFDKCNVCNEDYCIKKDLMIKILTRTTVKASEDCSQYITFPENHILLKPNDELDNIYILNNGKARIYRVDHTGEKQILRLLNVGDLLGDAHIFDSEVYEYYVETTTECEFFLINKNEFKSIVKNNNNLSIDLIRYLSNKIEDLELLVNTLTFHTAGQRLAAYLVSNAKKVVPKDDGTIQFKISLNRDEIADLLGLTRETVSRRLNYFKKLSFIDIKGKNVTIHNINKLEELMYNECCH from the coding sequence ATGAGTACGTTTGATAAATGTAATGTGTGCAATGAGGATTATTGTATTAAGAAAGATCTGATGATTAAAATTTTAACTCGAACGACAGTTAAAGCTTCAGAAGATTGTTCTCAGTATATTACATTCCCTGAAAATCATATTCTATTAAAACCAAACGATGAATTAGATAATATTTACATTCTAAACAATGGTAAAGCTAGAATATATCGAGTTGACCATACTGGTGAAAAACAAATCCTAAGACTTTTAAATGTTGGTGATTTGTTAGGTGATGCTCATATCTTTGATTCTGAAGTATATGAGTATTATGTAGAAACTACAACAGAATGTGAGTTTTTCTTAATTAATAAAAATGAGTTTAAATCCATAGTAAAAAATAATAATAACTTATCGATTGACTTGATTAGGTACCTTAGTAATAAGATAGAGGATCTTGAACTCCTAGTCAACACTCTCACCTTCCATACTGCAGGCCAACGATTAGCTGCCTATTTAGTCAGTAACGCTAAAAAAGTTGTCCCCAAAGATGATGGTACAATTCAATTCAAAATTTCTTTAAATCGAGATGAAATAGCTGACTTATTAGGTTTAACAAGGGAAACCGTTAGTAGACGTTTAAACTACTTTAAAAAACTATCTTTTATAGATATTAAAGGTAAGAATGTAACAATCCATAATATAAATAAACTAGAAGAACTAATGTATAATGAATGCTGTCACTAA
- a CDS encoding 3'(2'),5'-bisphosphate nucleotidase CysQ family protein gives MKYEQELYVAKQAAILAGTEIMKIYNTEFDVEMKEDESPVTNADIAANEIILSKLKEKFPNYAYLSEESVDDVSRIDEDLCFIIDPIDGTKEFVNRNGEFTVNIALAYKGEVVVGVIYAPVLEELYYASKENGAYKVKEREITQLKVSDRDKDLRIAKSRSHGSELVEQLLNENRNKISKEFTVGSSLKGCFLAAGIVDSFYRFGMGTKEWDVAAMSIIVLEAGGVFKDLNGDSFKYNKEDVYNRNGYYILNKEENLFDYKHLLNN, from the coding sequence ATGAAATACGAACAAGAATTATATGTAGCTAAACAAGCCGCTATACTAGCTGGTACAGAGATCATGAAAATTTATAATACAGAGTTTGATGTAGAAATGAAGGAGGATGAATCTCCTGTAACAAACGCAGATATTGCAGCGAATGAAATCATATTATCGAAGTTAAAAGAAAAATTCCCTAACTATGCTTACCTTTCTGAAGAAAGTGTAGATGATGTGTCTAGAATTGATGAGGATTTATGTTTTATAATAGATCCTATCGATGGTACAAAGGAATTCGTAAATCGTAATGGTGAATTCACCGTTAATATCGCACTAGCGTATAAAGGAGAAGTCGTTGTCGGTGTAATCTATGCACCTGTATTAGAAGAATTATACTATGCATCAAAAGAAAACGGTGCTTATAAAGTCAAAGAACGGGAAATCACGCAATTAAAGGTTTCTGATCGTGATAAAGATTTAAGAATAGCGAAAAGTCGGTCACATGGTTCAGAATTAGTTGAGCAATTATTAAATGAAAATCGTAATAAAATATCAAAGGAATTTACTGTTGGATCTTCTCTTAAAGGCTGCTTCTTAGCGGCGGGTATAGTTGATAGCTTTTATCGCTTTGGAATGGGAACCAAAGAATGGGATGTCGCTGCAATGTCGATTATAGTTTTAGAAGCAGGTGGAGTATTTAAGGATTTAAATGGAGACTCTTTCAAATATAACAAAGAAGATGTTTATAATCGCAATGGCTATTATATACTAAATAAAGAAGAAAATTTATTTGATTACAAGCACTTATTAAACAATTAA